The genomic window TTTATCTTCAGCAATAACTTTAATCTGGTCCCAGGTCACCGATCCAACTTTTTTACGGTTAGGCTCAGCAGAACCACTCTGTAATTTAGTAGCATCTTTTAATTGGATAGCTACCGGAGGGGTTTTGATGATGAAATCGAATGACTTATCAGCATAAACAGTAATTACAACTGGCAATACTTTACCTGCTTTATCTTGGGTACGAGCGTTGTACTGTTTGCAAAACTCCATAATGTTCACCCCTTTAGCACCTAATGCAGGTCCTACTGGTGGCGATGGATTTGCCGCTCCGCCTTTGATCTGTAATTTGATCATTGCACTGACTTCTTTTGCCATTTTGTGTTTTTTGTTTATTTAAAACTCAATGTTAAATATTGGAAGCATGTAACATTTAATTCCTTATAGCTCCTATAAAGCTTAAAGGACTGCAAAGATATGGATAATCTTGTAAATGCACAATAGATGGGGAGAAATATATTTAATAATGTTTGAAGGGTTAAAAATAGATTTGATCAATTAACCACTAAAGACTCACCAGTCATTAAAAGGACTAAATCTATTTTTTATTTAAAATGTTTAAAATTTGCTTTAACTCCTCGTTTATTTCATTATAGGATAACAATGTTGATCTTTTGGGTTTCTCGATACTTTTTATCACTTTGGCACCGTATAGATAATAACGTGTTTCATTCGTATTTTTTATCTTAGAATCTTTCAGGTACATAGGCTTATCATAGAATATCTCTTTTCTGAATACAAAGAACAACCCTTTATTATTAAAATAGTAATCAACCTCAGCTCTTCCTGTTTCACCATAAAAAACACAATGCACCTTCTTAATGATATTTTTATCATAATAGCCAGTTACCTCTCCACCTTCTGCCGACATGTCGGGTGCATCCTTAACTTTCTTTCTATAAAGCCTTAAATGTTTATTGATTACCGAGAAGTCTGATTGTATTTTCTTGATAATAGCCGGAGTATCAAT from Flavobacterium sp. W4I14 includes these protein-coding regions:
- a CDS encoding large subunit ribosomal protein L11 (product_source=KO:K02867; cath_funfam=1.10.10.250,3.30.1550.10; cog=COG0080; ko=KO:K02867; pfam=PF00298,PF03946; smart=SM00649; superfamily=46906,54747; tigrfam=TIGR01632) is translated as MAKEVSAMIKLQIKGGAANPSPPVGPALGAKGVNIMEFCKQYNARTQDKAGKVLPVVITVYADKSFDFIIKTPPVAIQLKDATKLQSGSAEPNRKKVGSVTWDQIKVIAEDKMPDLNAFTIESAMSMVAGTARSMGITVSGDAPWNN
- a CDS encoding hypothetical protein (product_source=Hypo-rule applied) — translated: MKGLFIFLICIFCYGADDVSANHNSIKALIDTPAIIKKIQSDFSVINKHLRLYRKKVKDAPDMSAEGGEVTGYYDKNIIKKVHCVFYGETGRAEVDYYFNNKGLFFVFRKEIFYDKPMYLKDSKIKNTNETRYYLYGAKVIKSIEKPKRSTLLSYNEINEELKQILNILNKK